The following proteins come from a genomic window of Patescibacteria group bacterium:
- a CDS encoding MgtC/SapB family protein yields the protein MDIDIQLIFQLTLAVVLGGIIGLEREYKGKEAGLQTYSLVTLGSCLFTIIGFEFFNFFSGQAGINFDPSRLILAVATGIGFIGAGVIIHRQFRVEGITTAAGLWCSAAIGVAIGAGLYFLALLTFFLATVVLIGFGELERKIFKKDLTRK from the coding sequence ATGGATATTGATATCCAACTTATTTTTCAGTTAACTCTGGCTGTTGTTTTGGGTGGTATAATTGGTCTGGAAAGAGAGTATAAAGGGAAAGAAGCAGGGCTTCAAACTTATAGTTTAGTTACTCTAGGCTCCTGTCTTTTTACCATAATTGGTTTTGAGTTTTTTAATTTTTTTAGCGGGCAAGCAGGTATTAACTTTGACCCTTCCAGATTGATTTTAGCAGTAGCTACTGGAATTGGTTTTATTGGGGCTGGAGTTATTATCCACAGGCAGTTTCGAGTAGAGGGGATAACCACTGCTGCTGGTCTTTGGTGTTCTGCTGCTATTGGCGTAGCTATTGGTGCTGGACTTTATTTTTTAGCCCTTTTGACATTTTTCTTAGCTACGGTTGTTCTAATTGGTTTTGGCGAGCTTGAAAGAAAAATTTTTAAGAAAGATTTAACGCGGAAGTAA